One genomic region from Streptomyces sp. Li-HN-5-11 encodes:
- a CDS encoding MFS transporter — translation MRSGHRLGQLLGHRLGRPFGWLWAAYGTSALGTWLAFGAFPLIAIRVLHAGPAEVAALSSVGTAVGAAVAVPLGPWVEFRRKRPVLIGMDLVRFAALLTIPTAFAFGVLTFLQLLLVSVAVAAADITFRAASGAYLKTLLPAGDLLVANARFESTAWTTTTIGPPLGGAAIGLLGPVATVVADAVSYLLSALGIRAMGGQEPRPELRRAVRMRAGDLLDGWRYILADKALRPLFFNTALFNALVMAAEPLLAVLMLGRFGFTPWQYGLAFAAPSIGGLIGSRLARPLVTRFGQHRVLVVSGTLRALWPVGLAFLGPGTAGLLLVMGVELGLIFCCGVFNPVYATYRLQRTATDRAARTLSAWAVSTKASTALLTAAWGVLGSLLGPRTAIGLAGVLLLATPLLLPRRAAAPLAEPEPAPIRT, via the coding sequence ATGAGGAGCGGGCACCGGCTGGGACAGCTGCTCGGACATCGGCTGGGCCGGCCCTTCGGGTGGCTCTGGGCGGCGTACGGGACCAGCGCGCTCGGTACGTGGCTCGCCTTCGGGGCGTTCCCGCTGATCGCCATCCGGGTGCTGCACGCGGGACCGGCCGAGGTCGCCGCGCTGTCCTCCGTGGGGACGGCGGTGGGCGCGGCCGTGGCGGTGCCGCTCGGCCCGTGGGTGGAGTTCCGCCGCAAGCGGCCGGTGCTGATCGGGATGGACCTGGTGCGGTTCGCGGCGCTGCTGACGATCCCCACCGCGTTCGCGTTCGGCGTGCTCACCTTCCTTCAGCTCCTGCTGGTCTCGGTCGCCGTAGCGGCGGCCGACATCACCTTCCGCGCCGCATCCGGCGCGTACCTGAAGACACTGCTGCCGGCCGGGGACCTGCTCGTCGCCAACGCGCGGTTCGAGTCCACGGCATGGACGACCACGACCATCGGGCCGCCGCTGGGCGGCGCGGCGATCGGGCTCCTCGGGCCGGTGGCGACGGTGGTGGCCGACGCGGTCAGCTACCTGCTCTCGGCGCTCGGCATCCGCGCGATGGGCGGGCAGGAGCCGCGGCCCGAGCTCCGCCGGGCCGTGCGCATGCGGGCCGGGGACCTGCTCGACGGGTGGCGGTACATCCTCGCCGACAAGGCGCTGCGCCCGCTGTTCTTCAACACCGCCCTGTTCAACGCCCTGGTGATGGCCGCCGAGCCGCTGCTGGCCGTCCTGATGCTCGGCCGGTTCGGGTTCACACCGTGGCAGTACGGCCTCGCCTTCGCCGCGCCCTCGATCGGCGGGCTGATCGGTTCGCGGCTGGCCCGGCCGCTCGTCACCCGGTTCGGGCAGCACCGGGTCCTGGTCGTGTCCGGGACGCTGCGCGCGCTGTGGCCCGTCGGCCTGGCCTTCCTGGGGCCGGGCACCGCAGGACTGCTGCTGGTGATGGGCGTCGAACTCGGGCTCATCTTCTGCTGCGGGGTCTTCAACCCCGTCTACGCCACCTACCGCCTCCAGCGCACCGCGACCGACCGGGCCGCCCGCACCCTGTCCGCCTGGGCGGTGTCGACCAAGGCCTCGACCGCGCTCCTCACGGCCGCCTGGGGTGTGCTGGGCAGCCTGCTCGGCCCGCGCACGGCCATCGGCCTGGCGGGCGTGCTCCTGCTGGCGACCCCGCTGCTGCTGCCCCGCCGCGCGGCAGCACCCCTCGCCGAGCCGGAGCCGGCACCGATCCGCACCTGA
- a CDS encoding DUF3558 domain-containing protein — protein sequence MQRKAYVPGVAALLAALLAGCTGGSGGGGTTDDANPGGAGTATAAAQPGKYRTLPEPCGAVSHRTLDSLLPGIKQITDADQRDKAYEGEAELTYDTDRKVGCRWKVDSADATDHLSVDFERVVSYDNTVSDDTQAEAVFATKRAAADLPAPAASGSANDNNSGSGSGSGSGSGGNASPSPSSSSAPSSPSSSAPSSSASASDGSAEIQPRTLTGLGDEAFLDDTLGNSGSTVKQRTVTVAFRTSNVIVTIEYEEQPALVGAVPDSKEMQDKARKLAAQLADSLGG from the coding sequence GTGCAGCGGAAGGCGTACGTACCCGGCGTGGCCGCGCTCCTCGCGGCGCTGCTGGCCGGCTGTACCGGCGGTTCCGGCGGCGGTGGCACGACCGACGACGCCAATCCGGGTGGCGCGGGCACGGCGACGGCCGCCGCGCAGCCGGGGAAGTACCGCACGCTCCCGGAGCCCTGCGGTGCGGTCAGCCACCGCACGCTCGACTCGCTGCTGCCGGGCATCAAGCAGATCACGGACGCGGACCAGCGCGACAAGGCCTACGAGGGCGAGGCCGAGCTCACGTACGACACGGACCGGAAGGTCGGCTGCCGCTGGAAGGTGGACTCCGCCGACGCCACCGACCATCTCTCGGTGGACTTCGAGCGGGTCGTCTCCTATGACAACACGGTGAGCGACGACACCCAGGCGGAGGCGGTTTTCGCCACGAAGCGGGCGGCTGCGGACCTTCCGGCGCCGGCCGCCTCCGGCTCGGCCAACGACAACAACTCCGGCTCCGGCTCCGGCTCCGGCTCCGGCTCCGGCGGCAACGCGTCCCCCTCCCCTTCTTCCTCCTCCGCCCCTTCCTCCCCCTCGTCCTCCGCGCCGTCGTCGTCCGCCTCCGCCAGTGACGGTTCGGCCGAGATCCAGCCGCGCACCCTCACCGGGCTCGGCGACGAGGCGTTCCTTGACGACACGCTCGGCAACTCCGGTTCGACGGTCAAGCAGCGGACGGTGACTGTGGCGTTCCGCACGTCCAACGTGATCGTGACCATCGAGTACGAGGAGCAGCCGGCCCTCGTGGGTGCGGTGCCGGACAGCAAGGAAATGCAGGACAAGGCACGGAAACTGGCGGCGCAGCTGGCGGATTCGCTGGGCGGTTGA
- a CDS encoding LysR family transcriptional regulator, which produces MDLDAVRTFVAAADAGQFQEAAAMLAVTQQAVSKRIAALERSLGVRLFTRTPRGAQLTIDGQAFLPHARDLLRVADRAVASVHTGRRPLRVDVINSRGAATGLMRGFHRAHPEIDLDVVMLLDGVETAVAAIRSGAIDASFRAVAMPGRPLPEDIESVRVLDEPLQLLTGPAHALAGARSVTVAQLAGHRIWMPGIVPGTEWGAYYDDLVAEFGLTIESTGPNFGSDALLDTVADTPALATFMSERTRLVWPAGHGLRRIPVTDPTPVYPHSLLWHRDNPHPALATLRAHLAATAAGHDAAGTWAPDWVTPR; this is translated from the coding sequence ATGGACCTCGACGCCGTCCGGACCTTCGTCGCAGCCGCCGACGCGGGGCAGTTCCAGGAGGCCGCCGCCATGCTTGCGGTCACCCAGCAGGCCGTCTCCAAGCGCATCGCCGCGCTGGAGCGCAGCCTCGGAGTGCGGCTGTTCACCCGCACTCCGCGCGGAGCGCAGCTCACCATCGACGGGCAGGCGTTCCTGCCGCACGCACGCGATCTGCTGCGCGTCGCCGACCGCGCGGTCGCGTCGGTGCACACCGGCCGCCGTCCGCTGCGCGTCGACGTGATCAACTCGCGCGGCGCGGCGACGGGCCTGATGCGCGGCTTCCACCGCGCGCACCCCGAGATCGACCTCGACGTGGTGATGCTGTTGGACGGCGTCGAGACGGCCGTCGCCGCCATCCGCTCCGGTGCGATCGACGCGTCCTTCCGCGCCGTCGCGATGCCCGGTCGGCCCCTCCCCGAGGACATCGAGTCCGTCCGGGTGCTCGACGAGCCGCTCCAGCTTCTCACCGGCCCCGCCCACGCGCTGGCGGGCGCCCGGTCGGTGACCGTCGCTCAGCTCGCCGGGCACCGGATCTGGATGCCCGGCATCGTCCCCGGTACCGAGTGGGGCGCCTACTACGACGACCTCGTCGCCGAGTTCGGCCTCACCATCGAGTCGACCGGCCCCAACTTCGGCTCCGACGCGCTGCTCGACACCGTCGCCGACACCCCGGCCCTGGCCACCTTCATGAGCGAGCGGACCCGCCTCGTCTGGCCCGCCGGCCACGGCCTGCGCCGCATCCCGGTGACCGACCCGACGCCCGTCTACCCCCACTCGCTCCTCTGGCACCGCGACAACCCCCACCCGGCGCTGGCCACCCTCCGCGCCCATCTCGCCGCCACAGCGGCCGGCCACGACGCCGCCGGGACCTGGGCGCCGGACTGGGTGACCCCGCGCTGA
- a CDS encoding DUF2637 domain-containing protein, translating into MAAPLQLTRMHRVLIGVVVTGAVIIAGIGFAGSYAAVRELAIKKGFGNFSYVFPVGIDAGICVLLALDLLLTWIRIPFPLLRQTAWLLTAATIAFNGAAAWPDPLGVGMHAVIPVLFVVAVEAARHAIGRIADITADKHMEGVRLTRWLLSPVPTFLLWRRMKLWELRSYDQVIKLEQERLVYQARLRSRFGRAWRRKAPVESLMPLRLARYGVPLVETAPAGLAAAGIEPALLPAEPAAGGRAAGPAPVPQRVPSGEQRQELPQSPAQQRASHEPEPEVSPWLHARDPRQIEYHGGYDPNYDPDTQYAEWYEEQRQAEQYQDQYMEEPPLEPAPEETGTFPIPVGPNRTRELGDGGGAPEPTEGDYYQVFRQSIDGSLPTPREFAEAVEATYGHALPSREAERMVNRFSNRYNAELEEDHIA; encoded by the coding sequence GTGGCCGCGCCACTGCAGCTGACTCGGATGCACCGCGTTCTCATCGGCGTGGTCGTGACGGGCGCCGTGATCATCGCCGGTATCGGTTTCGCGGGTTCCTACGCGGCCGTCCGCGAGCTCGCCATCAAGAAGGGCTTCGGGAACTTCAGTTACGTGTTCCCGGTCGGCATCGACGCGGGTATCTGTGTGCTGCTCGCCCTTGACCTGCTGCTGACCTGGATCCGTATTCCGTTCCCGCTGCTGCGTCAGACGGCGTGGCTGCTGACGGCGGCGACGATCGCGTTCAACGGCGCGGCGGCCTGGCCGGATCCGCTGGGTGTGGGCATGCACGCGGTGATTCCGGTGCTGTTCGTGGTCGCGGTGGAGGCGGCCCGGCACGCGATCGGCCGGATCGCGGACATCACGGCCGACAAGCACATGGAGGGTGTCCGTCTCACCCGCTGGCTGCTGTCCCCGGTGCCGACGTTCCTTCTCTGGCGCCGTATGAAGCTATGGGAGCTGCGTTCCTACGACCAGGTGATCAAACTGGAGCAGGAACGTCTCGTCTACCAGGCGAGGCTGCGTTCGCGCTTCGGCCGGGCGTGGCGCAGGAAGGCTCCGGTGGAGTCGTTGATGCCGTTGAGGCTGGCCCGCTACGGCGTTCCGCTGGTGGAGACGGCCCCGGCGGGCCTGGCGGCGGCGGGCATAGAGCCGGCGCTGCTGCCGGCCGAACCGGCCGCGGGCGGTCGTGCCGCCGGGCCGGCGCCCGTCCCACAGAGAGTGCCTTCCGGCGAGCAGCGCCAGGAGCTCCCCCAGAGCCCGGCGCAGCAGAGGGCGTCACACGAGCCCGAGCCGGAGGTCAGTCCCTGGCTCCACGCGAGGGACCCGCGGCAGATCGAGTACCACGGCGGCTACGACCCCAACTACGACCCGGACACCCAGTACGCCGAGTGGTACGAGGAGCAGCGGCAGGCCGAGCAGTACCAGGACCAGTACATGGAGGAGCCGCCGCTGGAGCCCGCTCCGGAGGAGACGGGCACCTTCCCCATTCCGGTGGGCCCGAACCGCACCCGCGAACTGGGCGACGGCGGCGGTGCCCCGGAGCCGACCGAGGGTGACTACTACCAGGTCTTCCGCCAGTCGATCGACGGCAGCCTGCCCACTCCGCGCGAGTTCGCCGAGGCGGTCGAGGCGACGTACGGTCATGCGCTTCCCAGCCGTGAGGCGGAACGCATGGTCAACCGATTCTCCAACCGCTACAACGCGGAGCTGGAAGAGGACCACATCGCATGA
- a CDS encoding RtcB family protein: protein MSYVEMPGAKVPIRMWTDPATVEGAAMQQLQNVATLPWIEGLAVMPDVHYGKGATVGSVIAMRGAVCPAAVGVDIGCGMSAVKTSLTANDLPGDLSRLRSKIEQAIPVGRGMHDDPVDPDGFHGLATAGWDDFWGRFDGVAEAVKFRQERATKQMGTLGSGNHFVEVCTDSTGSVWLMLHSGSRNIGKELAEHHIGVAQKLPHNQGLVDRDLAVFVADTPQMAAYRNDLFWAQEYAKYNRTIMMALLKDVIRREFKKAKPVFEPEISCHHNYVAEERYEGMDLLVTRKGAIRAGSGDYGIIPGSMGTGSYIVKGLGNEKSFNSASHGAGRRMSRNAAKRRFSTKDLEEQTRGVECRKDSGVVDEIPGAYKPIEQVIDQQRDLVEVVAKLKQVVCVKG from the coding sequence ATGTCGTACGTGGAGATGCCGGGCGCGAAGGTCCCGATCCGTATGTGGACCGACCCCGCGACGGTCGAGGGAGCGGCCATGCAGCAGCTCCAGAACGTCGCCACCCTGCCGTGGATCGAGGGCCTCGCCGTGATGCCTGACGTCCACTACGGAAAGGGCGCGACGGTCGGCTCGGTCATCGCCATGCGGGGGGCCGTGTGTCCCGCGGCGGTGGGCGTGGACATCGGCTGCGGGATGTCGGCGGTGAAGACGTCCCTGACGGCGAACGACCTCCCGGGCGACCTGTCCCGCCTGCGCTCGAAGATCGAGCAGGCGATTCCGGTCGGGCGGGGGATGCACGACGATCCCGTGGACCCGGACGGCTTCCACGGGCTGGCGACGGCGGGGTGGGACGACTTCTGGGGGCGGTTCGACGGGGTCGCGGAGGCGGTCAAATTCCGTCAGGAACGTGCGACAAAGCAGATGGGAACACTCGGATCCGGCAACCACTTTGTCGAAGTGTGTACTGACTCGACCGGTTCTGTCTGGCTGATGCTCCATTCCGGTTCCCGCAACATCGGCAAGGAACTGGCCGAGCACCACATCGGCGTCGCCCAGAAGCTCCCGCACAACCAGGGCCTGGTCGACCGCGACCTCGCGGTCTTCGTGGCGGACACGCCGCAGATGGCCGCGTACCGCAACGACCTGTTCTGGGCGCAGGAATACGCGAAGTACAACCGCACGATCATGATGGCGCTCCTGAAGGACGTGATCCGCAGGGAGTTCAAGAAGGCGAAGCCGGTCTTCGAGCCGGAGATCTCCTGCCACCACAACTACGTGGCGGAGGAGCGCTACGAGGGCATGGACCTGCTCGTCACCCGCAAGGGCGCGATCCGCGCGGGATCCGGCGACTACGGGATCATCCCGGGCTCGATGGGCACGGGCTCGTACATCGTGAAGGGCCTCGGGAACGAGAAGTCCTTCAACTCCGCGTCGCACGGCGCCGGCCGGCGCATGAGCCGCAACGCCGCCAAGCGCCGCTTCTCCACCAAGGACTTGGAGGAGCAGACCCGAGGTGTGGAGTGCCGCAAGGACTCCGGCGTCGTCGACGAGATCCCGGGCGCCTACAAGCCGATCGAGCAGGTCATCGACCAGCAGCGGGACTTGGTCGAGGTCGTGGCCAAGCTGAAGCAGGTCGTCTGCGTGAAGGGCTGA
- a CDS encoding DUF3558 family protein, producing MSEGTMQRAAQREQSDPRAKRVNRVLVGAAAVPVMLLAAACSSGSGSSDGAKESPAADVKGSASGSASPTVQAAAYGKLPQPCKVLSDKTLGELVPKGLKSAKQNSLSDGSSRGGCSWNSLQDNGVKGSQFRWLNVSMLRFASDAGRGSGESQAKAFFKQQVQRALEATGDNGLKAQPVAGTGDEASLVRWQEKRKEGVFKEQKVVARVENVVVTLDYNGAGLAGDKTPDADDLSKAAEQAAKEAVAAVAAANGDGGGAGGASSGSPSGSASPSKSASPSASASKAGKSGASASPSSSASTAAAKG from the coding sequence ATGAGTGAAGGAACCATGCAGCGAGCAGCCCAGCGAGAGCAGAGTGACCCGCGAGCGAAGCGTGTGAACCGTGTCCTTGTCGGCGCGGCGGCCGTCCCCGTGATGCTGCTGGCGGCGGCGTGCTCCTCGGGCTCGGGTTCCTCTGACGGCGCGAAGGAGTCTCCGGCGGCTGACGTGAAGGGGTCGGCGAGTGGGAGTGCTTCGCCGACGGTGCAGGCGGCGGCGTACGGGAAGTTGCCGCAGCCGTGCAAGGTGCTGTCGGACAAGACGCTGGGCGAGCTGGTGCCGAAGGGGCTGAAGTCCGCGAAGCAGAACTCGTTGAGTGACGGCTCCTCGCGTGGTGGCTGCTCGTGGAACAGCCTGCAGGACAACGGTGTGAAGGGCTCTCAGTTCCGCTGGCTGAACGTGTCGATGCTGCGTTTCGCGTCGGACGCCGGCCGGGGCAGCGGCGAGAGCCAGGCGAAGGCCTTCTTCAAGCAGCAGGTGCAGCGCGCGCTGGAGGCCACCGGCGACAACGGTCTCAAGGCGCAGCCGGTCGCGGGGACGGGTGACGAGGCGAGCCTGGTGCGCTGGCAGGAGAAGCGCAAGGAAGGCGTCTTCAAGGAGCAGAAGGTCGTCGCCCGGGTCGAGAACGTGGTCGTCACCCTCGACTACAACGGTGCCGGTCTCGCGGGTGACAAGACCCCTGACGCGGACGACCTGTCGAAGGCGGCGGAGCAGGCCGCGAAGGAGGCGGTGGCGGCGGTGGCCGCGGCCAACGGGGACGGCGGTGGGGCGGGCGGCGCCTCGTCCGGTTCGCCGTCGGGTTCGGCGTCTCCGTCGAAGTCGGCGTCTCCTTCGGCGTCCGCGTCGAAGGCGGGCAAGTCCGGCGCGAGTGCCTCGCCGTCGTCGTCGGCGTCGACGGCTGCCGCGAAGGGCTGA
- the argS gene encoding arginine--tRNA ligase, whose product MASVTSLTASVHQRLANALSAALPEAADADPLLRRSDRADFQANGILALAKKAKANPRELATRVVERVTTGDVIKDVDVSGPGFLNITVTDRAITENLAARAADPEDRLGVPYADAPGTTVIDYAQPNVAKEMHVGHLRSAVIGDSVVQLLEFTGENVIRRHHIGDWGTQFGMLIQYLDEHPHELDHKEAQVSGEEAMSNLDRLYKAARRLFDSDEEFKTRARRRVVDLQAGDPHTLAVWQKFVDESKIYFFSVFDKLDMEIRDPDIVGESGYNDMLAETCRLLEESGVAVRSEGALCVFFDDIKGPDGKPVPLIVQKSDGGYGYAATDLSAIRDRVFNLKANSLLYVVDARQSLHFKMVFETARRAGWLNEDVKAFQLAFGTVLGKDGKPFKTREGETVRLVDLLDEAIERATAVVREKDAQHQLSEEEIAERGAQVGIGAVKYADLSTSANRDYKFDLDQMVSLNGDTSVYLQYAYARIQSILRKAGEVRPAAHPDLRLADAERALGLHVDAFAETVAEAAAEYAPHKLAAYLYQLASLYTSFYDKCPVLKAETPQQVENRLFLCEVTARTLHQGMALLGIRTPERL is encoded by the coding sequence ATGGCCTCGGTCACGTCCCTCACCGCCTCCGTCCACCAGCGCCTCGCGAACGCCCTCTCGGCCGCCCTGCCGGAGGCCGCCGACGCGGACCCGCTGCTGCGACGAAGCGACCGGGCCGACTTCCAGGCCAACGGGATCCTGGCGCTGGCGAAGAAGGCGAAGGCGAACCCGCGGGAGCTGGCGACGCGGGTCGTGGAGCGGGTGACCACCGGTGACGTCATCAAGGACGTCGACGTGTCCGGACCGGGCTTCCTCAACATCACGGTGACGGACCGGGCGATCACCGAGAACCTGGCCGCGCGCGCCGCCGACCCCGAGGACCGGCTGGGCGTGCCGTACGCCGACGCGCCCGGCACGACGGTGATCGACTACGCCCAGCCGAACGTGGCGAAGGAGATGCACGTCGGCCATCTGCGGTCGGCCGTGATCGGCGACTCGGTGGTGCAGCTGCTGGAGTTCACCGGTGAGAACGTGATCCGCCGGCACCACATCGGCGACTGGGGCACCCAGTTCGGCATGCTGATCCAGTACCTGGACGAGCACCCGCACGAGCTGGACCACAAGGAGGCCCAGGTCTCCGGTGAGGAGGCGATGTCGAACCTCGACCGCCTCTACAAGGCGGCGCGCAGGCTGTTCGACTCCGACGAGGAGTTCAAGACGCGGGCGCGGCGCCGGGTGGTGGACCTGCAGGCCGGGGATCCGCACACGCTGGCCGTGTGGCAGAAGTTCGTGGACGAGTCGAAGATCTACTTCTTCTCCGTCTTCGACAAGCTGGACATGGAGATCCGGGACCCCGACATCGTCGGCGAGTCGGGCTACAACGACATGCTGGCGGAGACCTGCCGGCTGCTGGAGGAGTCGGGCGTCGCGGTGCGCTCGGAGGGCGCCCTGTGCGTGTTCTTCGACGACATCAAGGGTCCGGACGGCAAGCCGGTCCCGCTGATCGTGCAGAAGTCCGACGGCGGCTACGGCTACGCGGCGACGGACCTGTCGGCGATCAGGGACCGGGTGTTCAACCTGAAGGCGAACAGCCTGCTGTACGTGGTGGACGCCCGCCAGTCGCTGCACTTCAAGATGGTCTTCGAGACGGCTCGGCGGGCCGGCTGGCTGAACGAGGACGTGAAGGCGTTCCAGCTGGCGTTCGGCACGGTGCTCGGCAAGGACGGCAAGCCGTTCAAGACGCGTGAGGGCGAGACGGTCCGCCTGGTGGACCTGCTGGACGAGGCGATCGAGCGGGCGACGGCGGTGGTCCGGGAGAAGGACGCGCAGCACCAGCTGTCCGAGGAGGAGATCGCCGAGCGGGGTGCCCAGGTGGGCATCGGCGCGGTGAAGTACGCGGACCTGTCGACGTCGGCGAACCGGGACTACAAGTTCGACCTGGACCAGATGGTCTCGCTGAACGGCGACACCAGCGTCTACCTGCAGTACGCGTACGCGCGTATCCAGTCGATCCTGCGCAAGGCCGGCGAGGTCCGTCCGGCCGCGCACCCGGATCTGCGGCTGGCGGACGCGGAGCGGGCACTGGGTCTGCACGTCGACGCCTTCGCGGAGACGGTGGCGGAGGCGGCCGCGGAGTACGCCCCGCACAAGCTGGCGGCGTACCTGTACCAGCTGGCGTCGCTGTACACGTCCTTCTACGACAAGTGCCCGGTGCTGAAGGCCGAGACGCCGCAGCAGGTGGAGAACCGCCTCTTCCTGTGCGAGGTCACGGCCCGCACGCTGCACCAGGGCATGGCCCTGCTGGGCATCCGGACGCCCGAACGGCTCTGA
- the lysS gene encoding lysine--tRNA ligase, which produces MPIVAQSTETTDWVSRFADDVIEESERRAPGKPVVVASGLSPSGPIHLGNLREVMTPHLVADEIRRRGHEVRHLISWDDYDRYRKVPAGVEGIDDSWAEHIGKPLTSVPAPRGSAHPNWAEHFKAAMVASLAELGVEFDGISQTAQYTSGVYREQILHAMKHRGDIDAILAQYRTKPKAAAKKQQKPVDEAELEAEEGSGAAEEDDGSSGTAGYFPYKPYCGNCEKDLTTVTAYDDDSTELTYACTSCGFSETVRLSEFNRGKLVWKVDWPMRWAYEGVIFEPSGVDHSSPGSSFQVGGQIVGIFGGKQPIGPMYAFVGISGMAKMSSSRGGVPTPADALKIMEPQILRWLYARRRPNQSFKIAFDQEIQRLYDEWDKLAGKVADGSALPGDVAAHTRAVGTAAGDLPRTPRPLPYRTLASVADITAGHQDQALRILSELDPANPLTSLDEARPRYDKAEAWINTHVPADQRTIVRDEPDTDLLKSLDEPSQQSVRLLLDGLADHWSLDGLTHLVYGVPKVQAGFAADATPKELPPEIKTAQRSFFALLYHLLVGRDTGPRLPTLLLAVGQERVRTLLGE; this is translated from the coding sequence GTGCCGATCGTGGCTCAGAGCACCGAGACCACCGACTGGGTCTCCCGTTTCGCGGATGACGTCATCGAGGAGTCGGAGCGCCGGGCCCCGGGCAAACCGGTCGTCGTCGCGTCCGGGCTGTCGCCGTCCGGCCCCATCCACCTGGGCAACCTGCGCGAGGTCATGACCCCGCACCTGGTCGCCGACGAGATCCGCCGCCGCGGCCACGAGGTGCGGCACCTCATCTCCTGGGACGACTACGACCGCTACCGGAAGGTGCCGGCCGGCGTCGAGGGCATCGACGACTCGTGGGCGGAGCACATCGGCAAGCCGCTCACCTCCGTCCCCGCCCCCCGCGGCTCCGCCCACCCCAACTGGGCCGAGCACTTCAAGGCCGCCATGGTCGCCTCGCTCGCCGAACTGGGAGTCGAGTTCGACGGCATCAGCCAGACCGCGCAGTACACCTCCGGCGTCTACCGCGAGCAGATCCTGCACGCGATGAAGCACCGCGGCGACATCGACGCGATCCTCGCCCAGTACCGCACCAAGCCCAAGGCGGCCGCCAAGAAGCAGCAGAAGCCCGTCGACGAGGCCGAACTGGAGGCGGAGGAGGGCTCGGGCGCCGCCGAGGAGGACGACGGCAGCTCCGGCACCGCCGGCTACTTCCCGTACAAGCCGTACTGCGGCAACTGCGAGAAGGACCTCACCACCGTCACCGCCTACGACGACGATTCCACCGAACTGACCTACGCCTGCACCTCGTGCGGCTTCTCGGAGACGGTCCGGCTCAGCGAGTTCAACCGCGGCAAGCTGGTCTGGAAGGTCGACTGGCCCATGCGGTGGGCGTACGAGGGCGTCATCTTCGAGCCCTCCGGCGTCGACCACTCCTCGCCCGGGTCGAGTTTCCAGGTCGGCGGGCAGATCGTCGGCATCTTCGGCGGCAAGCAGCCCATCGGACCCATGTACGCCTTCGTCGGCATCAGCGGCATGGCGAAGATGTCCTCCTCCCGCGGCGGCGTCCCCACCCCGGCCGACGCGCTGAAGATCATGGAGCCGCAGATCCTGCGCTGGCTGTACGCCCGGCGCCGGCCCAACCAGTCCTTCAAGATCGCCTTCGACCAGGAGATCCAGCGCCTCTACGACGAGTGGGACAAGCTCGCCGGCAAGGTCGCCGACGGCTCGGCGCTGCCCGGTGACGTCGCCGCCCACACCCGCGCCGTCGGGACCGCCGCCGGGGACCTGCCAAGGACCCCCCGCCCGCTGCCCTACCGCACCCTCGCCTCGGTCGCCGACATCACCGCCGGCCACCAGGACCAGGCGCTGCGCATCCTCAGCGAGCTCGACCCGGCCAACCCCCTGACCTCCCTGGACGAGGCCCGGCCCCGGTACGACAAGGCCGAGGCGTGGATCAACACCCACGTCCCCGCCGACCAGCGCACCATCGTCCGCGACGAGCCCGACACCGACCTGCTGAAGTCGCTCGACGAGCCCTCCCAGCAGTCCGTCCGCCTGCTCCTCGACGGACTCGCCGACCACTGGTCGCTCGACGGACTCACCCACCTCGTCTACGGCGTGCCCAAGGTCCAGGCCGGGTTCGCCGCCGACGCCACGCCCAAGGAGCTCCCGCCGGAGATCAAGACCGCCCAGCGGTCGTTCTTCGCGCTGCTCTACCACCTGCTCGTGGGCCGCGACACCGGACCGCGTCTGCCCACCCTGCTGCTCGCGGTCGGGCAGGAGCGGGTGCGCACCCTGCTCGGGGAGTGA
- a CDS encoding DUF4253 domain-containing protein, whose translation MATLPNPLPKLAADPSGRSLGLQLPPGVLIDTTDEGPWHEPLLWHAEREVSAGNWAAMSGRAARVGLLPVLVDLGSQGGPDDWELMPGEVSYPGDHDAESVLAELWEECAVGEDEWPGLAGPFALSADPDSRAAEVADSLAEGRPWFKEPHLALVPARRSADIPAAIGWSGPVNHDEDVARLCTVLRSWEDRFGVRVVALGFDRLAVSVAAPPAGLTEAEAVAAEHLAFCPDVVDDLEAYARQLVGERTWCFWWD comes from the coding sequence ATGGCGACTCTTCCGAACCCGCTGCCCAAGCTGGCGGCCGACCCGAGCGGGCGTTCGCTCGGGCTGCAGCTTCCACCCGGTGTGCTGATCGACACGACGGACGAAGGGCCGTGGCACGAGCCGTTGCTCTGGCACGCCGAGCGGGAGGTGTCGGCGGGCAACTGGGCGGCGATGAGCGGACGGGCGGCCCGTGTGGGTCTGCTTCCGGTGCTGGTGGATCTCGGGTCCCAGGGCGGCCCGGACGACTGGGAGTTGATGCCGGGCGAGGTGTCGTACCCCGGGGACCACGACGCCGAGTCGGTGCTGGCGGAGTTGTGGGAGGAATGCGCGGTCGGGGAGGACGAGTGGCCGGGGCTCGCCGGACCGTTCGCCCTCAGCGCCGACCCGGACTCCCGGGCCGCCGAGGTGGCCGACTCGCTGGCCGAGGGCCGGCCGTGGTTCAAGGAGCCGCACCTGGCCCTCGTACCGGCGCGCCGCAGCGCGGACATACCGGCGGCCATCGGCTGGAGCGGCCCGGTCAATCACGACGAGGACGTGGCCCGGCTCTGCACGGTCCTGCGTTCCTGGGAGGACCGCTTCGGCGTCCGGGTCGTGGCGCTGGGCTTCGACCGGCTGGCCGTGTCCGTGGCGGCGCCGCCCGCCGGCCTCACGGAGGCGGAGGCGGTCGCCGCCGAGCATCTCGCCTTCTGCCCGGACGTGGTCGACGACCTGGAGGCGTATGCGAGGCAGCTGGTCGGCGAACGGACCTGGTGCTTCTGGTGGGACTGA